A window of Streptomyces sp. NBC_01241 genomic DNA:
GGCCGTGGGACAGCCCCTTCGGGTCCGGCACATCGGAGGGGACCGGGATCTCGGCCGCCAGCGGACGGTCTGCCGCGCCGGACGCGGGCGGGAACGGGGCGGCGGTCTCGATCAGGTGCTGGTAGTACTCGAGCGACTTGGCCATGTCGACGGTGACCGCGGCGGTGACCCGCCCCTGGTAGCCGTAGACCATCGCCAGACGGCGCGTCTCCAGCGAACCCTGCGCGATGACGACATGGTCGGAGAAGGTGGGCACGCCCACCGACTTGATGTTGAGCCCGAACTGGCTCGACCAGAACGTCGGGAGGGCAAGATGCGGGCGCCGCAGCGGTCCCGGACTGACCATGTTGTGCGCGGCCACCTCGGCCTGCGCGACCGCGTTGCCCCAGTGCTCCAGGGAGAGCATCTGGTACCCGAACAGCGGGTGCGGGAAGCGGGAGACGTCACCGGCCACGAAGACGTCGTCGGTGACGATTCCGTACATGGTGAAGGCCCGGCATCCGGCGTCGCAGGCGATCCCGCGCGGGCCCGCTGCGAGCCCGGAGTCCGCCAGCCACTCGACGTTGCGGACCGCCCCCAATGCCACGACGCACACGTCCGCCTCGACGCGGCTGCCGTCGGACAGGTCCGCACCGGTGAACCGGCCGCTGCTGTCACCGCGCAGGGCGGTGACCGTCACTCCGCAGCGCAGGTCCACCCCGTGGTTGCGTTGCATGGCGGCCGCGAGCTTCGCCAGGGTGCCGCCGAGTGCGCCCACCAGGGGTGCGGGGCCGCGTTCGGTGACCGTGACGTCCAGTCCCCGTTCCCGGCATGCGGAGGCGATCTCCGAGCCGGTGAAGCCGGCGCCGATCACCAGCACCCGGCGGGGCCCGGCGGCCAGCCGCTCGGCCAGCCCCGCGGCGTCGTCGCGGGTGCGCAGGGTGAACACCCCGTCCAGGGCGGCCTCCTCCGGATGGGGCCAGGGCCGCGCCCGGGTTCCGGTGGCGATCAGCAGCCGGTCGTACGGGAGCGCGTCCCCATCGGCCAGCAGCACTCGCTTCCCCATCGGGTCCAGACCGGTGGCGCGTACCCCCAGCCGCCACTCGGCCTCCGGGTTCCGGCGCATCGGCAGCCCGGTCGTGTCCGCCGCCACCTGGCCGAGCAGCACCTGCTTGGACAACGGCGGCCGGTCGTAGGGCGGACAGGGCTCATCCCCCACCACGGTCAGTGAGCCGGTGAAACCCTCTTCGCGCAGTGTCTCGGCGGCCCGCAACCCGGCCAGCGATGCGCCCACGACGACGATCCGACCCTCGCGCAGATCACCGGCCACCGGCCTTCACCTCCTCGCCCACGAGGACAGCCTGGACGGGACACGCCGCCGCAGCCTGGCGTACGCGCTCGGCCTGGTCGTCGGGGACGGCAGGGTGGTACAGCAGTCCCTCCTCCCCGTGCAGTTCGAACACCTGCGGAGCGAGGAACACACACTGCGCATAGCCCTGGCATCGCGTGAGGTCCACAACGGTCTGCATGGCGAGTCACTCCCTTGGTCGTCGCGGCGTTCCCTCTCCTGTCTACGTCTGTGCCGCATCGGGCGCTTGTCCAGCTACGCCTTTCGGGATCCCGTCAGGAGCGGCAGCTGCAACTCCCGGGGGGCATGCCACCGAGGCCTTGGCCGGGAACCATCCCGACCGGGGCTTTGTGCTGTGCGGGACGGTGCTCGACGGTCACGCCGGAGCTTTGACGGGCCGCTCCGCGGCAGGCCGGCGCCGGACGGATGGCTACCGGTCGGCGGAAGGGGGCAGTTGCGCGGGGCTCACCCGCTCGCCCAGCACCTCGGTCATGAACTGGACGAGCCACCGCTGAGAGGGGCTGCGCGAGGCCTCGTGGCGCGCGTAGAGAGCCACTTCCATCGGCTCCGCCTCGAACGGGAGGCGTACCAGGCGCAGGCGGTGCGAGGCTGTGAAGACCTCCCCGACGTACTCGGGGATGACGGCGATCAGATCGGTCTGCTCCAGCAGGTACGGCAGCATCGAGAAGCGCGTGGCTTCCACGGCGACCCGGTCCAGGAGGCCGTTCGCGGCCAGCGCGGTGCGCGGCGCGGCGTGACCGCTGGGGCCGTGCACGGTCGCGTGCTGCTCCGCCGCGAGCGCCGTCAGGCTGATCGAGTCGCCCGTCACCCGGGGGTGGTCGGCCGAGACCATCCCGACGTAGCGCTCCCGGAAGAGGGGAATCCGCACCGTCCGGTGTGAGCTGAGCACCGGGGTGGCCACGAACGCGTCCAGTTCGCCCCGGCGCAGCCGGCCCTCCGCGTCGGCCACGTCGAGCGGCTGGATGGTGAACGAGACGCGGGGTGCCCGTTCGCGCGCCTTCGCCAGGAGCCGGGGCAGCAACGACGTCTCGCCCAGGTCCGAGAGGGCGATGGTGAAGCGGCCCGACATCGTCTCGGGATCGAAGTCGTCGGCCTGGCGCACGGTTCCGTCGATCTCCGCGAGGGCATGCTGCAACGGTTCGTACAGCCGGCGTGCGCCTGCGGTCGGAGTCAGCCCGCGCCCGGTGCGCCGGAACAGCTCGTCACCGAAATGCCGCCGCAACTTCCCCAGGCTGTAGCTGACGGTCGGCTGTGTCACGTGCAGGGTCTCGGCGGTGGCCGTGACGCTGCCGGTCTCGTACAGCAGCACGAAGACCCGAGCGAGGTTGAGATCGAAGCTCCTCATATCGATCGACTCTATATCGCAGATCCGCAACATCTATTGGTGCCTTGGTCGAAGCGTTGCCTAGCGTGTCCGCCACCAACAACGTAAGGAACGTCCGTGCCGTCCGTACGCCGTGTCTCCCATGAGTTCCTGGAGCGCCGAGGACTCACCACCATCTTCGGCAACCCCGGCTCCAACGAGCTGCCCTTCCTGGCCGAGTTGCCCGACAGCTTCCGCTACGTCCTCGGTCTTCACGAGGGCGCGGTGGTCGGTATGGCCGACGGCTACGCTCAGGCGACCGGGCGCCCCGTCCTGGTCAACCTGCACGCCGCCTCCGGTTCCGGCAACGCCATGGGCGCGCTGACCAACGCCGTAGCCTCCCGCACGCCCATGGTGGTCGTCGCCGGCCAGCAGGTACGGCCCGCCATCGGCCCCGAGGCCAACCTGGCGAGCGTCGACGCACCCGCGCTCATGAAGCCCCTCGTGGGCTGGGCCGCGGAGCCCGCGTGCGCCGAGGACGTACCGCGTGCGCTCGCGCAGGCCCTGTTCGAGGCGGAGTTGCAGCGGCGGCCGACGTATCTCTCCGTTCCCTATGACGACTGGGCCGCCGAGGCCGGTGACAACTGCCTGCCCATCCTCGACCGGCGGGTCGAGCGGGGCTCCGCGCCCAGCGGTGAGCAGGCTCGTCGGCTCGTCGAGCAAGTGACCGCGGCACGGCGGCCGTTGCTCGTGCTCGGCGGCGACATCGACTCGGCCGGTCTCTTCGACGACGCCGTCCGGCTCGCCGAGCGGCTGGGCAGCCCGGTGTGGGCCGCGCCGTCGCTGTTCCGGCTGCCCTTCCCCAACCGGCACCCACTGTTCCGGGGTGTGCTGCCCGCGGGCATCGCGCCCGTCTCGGCAGCGTTCGAGGGCCATGACCTCGTACTCGTGCTCGGAGCACCGGTGTTCCGCTACCACGAGTACCTGCCCGGCCGTTACCTGCCGGAGGGCACCCACCTGATCCAGGTGACCGACGACGCCTCCGCCGCCGCGCGGGCGCCGATGGGCGAGGCGTTGGTCGCCGCACCCGGCGCCGTCATCGACCTGCTGGTGAACGCGCTGGACGCACCCGGCGAGTCCGCGGGCGAGTACCGGCCCGACCCTGAGCCACCGACGGCCGAGGGCAATCGGCTGCACCCGGAGGAGGTGTTCGCGGCGCTGCGCGACCGGATGCCCCACGACACCGCGTACGTGGTCGAGTCCACGTCCACGAACTCCGCGTGGTGGCGGCAGATGGACCTGCGCAGGTCCGGCTCCTACTACTTCCCGGCCGCCGGCGGGCTCGGCTTCGGACTGCCCGGCGCGGTCGGCGTCGCGATGGGCAGTCCGGACCGGCCCGTCGTCGGGGTCATCGGCGACGGCTCCGCCAACTACGGCATCACCGCCCTGTGGACCGCGGCCCAGCACCGCGTGCCGCTGACCGTGGTGCTGCTGCGCAACGGCACGTACGGCGCCCTGCGTTGGTTCGGTGGGCTCCTGGGCGTCCCGGACGCGCCCGGCCTGGACATTCCCGGTCTGGACTTCACCCGCATCGCGGAGGGCTACGGCGTCGCGTCGCAGCACGTCCACAGTGCGGAGGAACTGCGGGCCGTGCTCGCCGAGCACCCCGAACATCCGCGCCTCGTGCAGGTGGACACGGCGCTCACCACGCCGTCGTAGCCAATTCGACGCACGGCAAGTACCCCAAGCACCCCAAGCACCCCAAGTTCCCGAAGAGTTCGAAGTACCCGAAAAGTTCGAAGAGCACGAAGAGTTCGAAAAGTTCGTAGAGTTCGAGGAAAGGCAGATCGATGACACTCCTGGACAGCGTCGTCTGGGGCGGGAAGCTCTACAGCGACGGTTGGCAGGACTCCGCCTCCGCGCACCCGGTGGTCGAACCGGCGACCGGTGCCCAGCTCGGCACCGTGGGCCTGGCCACGGAGAAGGACGCGCACCGCGCCGCCGCCCGTGCCGCCGAGGCGCAGCGGGCGTGGGCCGCGACCTCGCCGCAGGCACGGGCCGCCGTGCTGCGCCGGGCGGGCGAACTGTTCACCGAGCATGCGGCGGAGATCGAGGACTGGCTCGTGCGCGAGGCCGGTTCGGTGCGTGCCAAGGCGGGTTTCGAGGTCCAGCTCGCCGTGGGGGAGTGCTTCGAGTGCGCGTCACTGCCCACGCACCCGCAGGGCGAGGTGCTCACCACCGAGGAGGCGCGCTGGTCGCTCACCCGCCGCCGCCCCGCCGGTGTCGTGAGCGTCATCGCTCCCTTCAACTTCCCCCTCATCCTCGGCCTGCGTTCGGTGGCGCCCGCGCTCGCCCTGGGCAACGCGGTGCTGCTCAAGCCGGATCCGCGCACCGCGGTGACCGGCGGCGTCGTCATCGCGCGCATCTTCGAGGAGGCCGGACTGCCGGCCGGTGTGCTGCACCTGCTGCCGGGCGACGGCGCGGTCGGACAGGCGGTCGTCGAGGCCCCGGAGGTCCGGGTGATCTCCTTCACCGGTTCGACACCGGTCGGGCGGGCCATCGGTGAGCGGGCCGGCCGCCTCCTGAAGCGGGCCCACCTGGAGCTCGGCGGAAACAACGCTCTGGTCGTGCTGCCCGGTGCCGATGTGCAGAAGGCGGCATCGGCCGGCGCGTTCGGTTCGTATCTGCACCAGGGCCAGATCTGCATGACGACCGGCCGCCACATCGTCCACGAGTCACTGGTGGAGGAGTACACGGCCGTGCTCGCGGCGAAGGCCCGTGCGCTGCCGGTCGGCGACCCCGCCCGCGAGGACGTGGCCCTCGGCCCGATCATCGACCGCCGGCAGCTGGAGCGCGTGCACGGCATCGTCACCGAGAGCGTCGCGGCGGGCGCCACGCTCGCCGCGGGCGGCGAGATCTCCGGCGCCTGCTACCGGGCCACCGTGCTGAGCGACGTGACCACCGACATGCCCGCCTGGCGCGAGGAGGTCTTCGGCCCCGTCGCACCGGTCATCGGCTTCTCGACGCTGGAGGAGGCCGCGCGCATCGTCGACGACTGCGAGTTCGGCCTGTCCGTCGGCATCCTCGGCGACGTCGGCACCGCGATGAAGCTCGCCGACCGGATCGAGTCCGGCAAGGTCCACATCAACGAGCAGACCGTGGCCGACGAGCCCAACGCGCCCTTCGGCGGCGTGAAGGCGTCTGGCACCGGCTCCCGCTTCGGCGGCGCCGCGGCCAACGTCGAGGCCTTCACCGAGACCCAGTGGGTCACCGTCCGCCCCGACATCGCCGACTACCCGTTCTGACCCGCTTCGCACTCCGACTCCCGCAGCCGCCCCAGGGGGCCCACCGTGGCAAACAACATATCGACGCAGTCTCCGGCCAGATCCGGCACCGCCTCTCGCAGCTCCTGGACGGTGATCCTGTGCTGGATCACCGTCCTGCTGGAGGGCTACGACCTCGTAGTCCTCGGCGCCATCATCCCCACGCTCCTCAAGACCCACCATCTCGGCATGACGGCGGGCGACGCGACCACCATCGCGACGCTCTCGCTCGTCGGCGTGGCCATCGGCGCGGTCTGCGTCGGGCCGCTGGCCGACCGTCTTGGCCGGCGCCTCCTGCTGATCGGTTCGGTGGTGCTGTTCTCCGTCTTCACCATCCTCGTCCCGCTGGCCGACTCCGTCGCCATGTTCGCCGCGCTGCGGCTCATCGCCGGCCTCGGCCTCGGCGCCTGCATGCCGGTCTCGCTCACGATGATGTCCGAGCACATGCCCGCGCACCGGCGGGCGCGGGCCTCCACCCTGACGATGACCGGCTACCACACCGGTGCCGTGATCACTTCACTGCTGGCCCTGCAGGTCACCGACAACTGGCAGGTCCTCTTCTACGCCCTGGGCGTCGCCGGCCTCGGCATCGCCGCGATCCAGTGGTTCCGCCTGCCGGAGTCGGATGCCTTCGTGCAGGCGAAGGAGGCGCCCAAGGCTCAGCGCGTGGCGTTCACCGAACTGCTCAAGCCCAACTTCCTGCGCGCGAGCATCGGGATCTGGGTCGCCTCGTTCATGGGGCTGCTTCTGGTCTACGGCCTCAACACGTGGCTGCCCAAGCTCATGAACGACGCCGGCTACCCGGTGCCCACGGCCGTCACCCAGCTCCTCGTGCTCAACGTCGGCGGAGTCGTCGGCCTGGTCCTCGGCGGATACGTCGCCGACCGGCGCGGTATCAAGGGCACCACGCTCGGCTGGTTCGCAGTCTCCGTGCTCATGCTGGCCTGCCTGAGCATCAAGATCAGCAGCGATCTCCTGCTCAACACCATCATCTTCTTCACCGGTGTGTTCGTCTTCTCGGCGCAGGTGCTCGTCTACGCCTACGTGACGAACTACTACCCGGCGTCCGTCCGCGGCACTGCACTCGGTTCGGCTTCCGGCATCGGCCGCATCGGCTCGATCGTCGGCCCGTCGATCACCGGCGCCCTGGTCACTGCCGGCATCGGCCACCCGTGGGGCTTCTACTTCTTCGCCGCCGTCGCGGTGTTCGGCTTCCTGGCCGTGCTGACGCTGCCGCGCGGGACCGCCGACGCGCAGCCGAAGACCACCGTTTCCACAGCCTGAGCACACCAGGCGATACGCATTACTGCCGCACCGTGCCAAGGGCATGGGTCCGTCTCCCCGGGCCCATGCCCTTGCTTTGTCCCGCGCGTGGCCGCGCGGCGCGGGCTCCCCCCTTTGTCACGATCCGATCTCAGACATCCGGCGAGGTCTTGTTTTCGGCCATGTAATCGATTCCAATCGTTCGTGTAATCGATTACATGGTTCTGGATCACTGATTTCGAGGCTCACGGAAACCACAAGGAGGTGGTCAGGAAATGGCGAGCATCAAGGATGTCGCGGCCCACGCGGGAGTGTCCGTCGCCACGGTCTCCCGCGTACTCAACAGCCATCCCTCCGTCAGCCCCGACGCGCGCGCTCGCGTCCTCGCCGCCGTCGACGTTCTCGGCTACCGGCCCAACGCCGTCGCCCGTTCGCTGCGCACCGATCGGACACGCACCCTCGGCCTGGTCATCAGCGACGTACTCAACCCGTACTTCACCGAACTGGCCCGCTTCGTCGAGGAAGAGGCTCGCGCCCTCGGGTACAGCGTCATCATCGGAAACGCCGACGAGCGGCCGGACCTGCAGGAACACCACGTACGTACGCTCCTCGACCGCCGGATCGACGGACTGCTTGTCTCCCCGGCCGAGGGAAGCTCCCCGCTCATGCCGGGTTCCGCGGGCAGCGGCACACCGATGGTCTTCGTGGACCGCTGGATCCAGGGTGTGGACGTCCCCGTGGTGCGTGCCGACGGCCGTGACGCCATCCGGGACCTGGTCGCCCACCTGCACCGCCTCGGTCACCGCAGGCTCGCGATCATCGCGGGGCCGGCGGCCACCACCACGGGCAACGAGCGCGTCGAAGCCTTCCGCGAGGCGCTGCGCGCGTACGGACTCGCCCTGCCCGACGCCTACATCGGCCGGGGCGACTTCCAGGCGGACAGCGGGCGCCGCGTCACCGAGCGCTTCCTGGCCCTTCCCGAACCGCCCGAGATCGTATTCGCCGCCGACAATCTGATGGCGCTCGGCGCGTTGGACGCGATCCGCGCACGCGGGCTTCGCGTGCCGCGGGACATCGGGCTCGCGGCCTTCGACGACATCCCGTGGTTCCTGCACACCGATCCGCCGATCACAGCGATCGCCCAGCCGACGGGAGAACTCGGCCGCGCCGCCGTACGCGCGCTGGTCGACATCGTCGAGGGGCGGTCCCCGCAGTCCGTGACCCTTCCCGCCCGCCTTGTCGCACGCAGTTCCTGCGGCGAGCACGATCCGAACCGGAGGAGCGAACTGTGAGTACCCAGGGCGAGTTGCTGCGCATTGAAGGCGTACGCAAGGCCAAGGCGCGCGAACTGGGCATCGCCCGGCCGCAGATGGCGGAGATTCACCAGGGCGCTCGGCCTCGACGGGCGCGTTCTGATGGTGCCTCCTGCAACTTCGGTTCGCCCGGCGGCACCACGAAGGAGGACATGTCGCTGTCCGTGCTCAAGACCCCTTCTTCGTACAGCTGAAGGCGGGCGCCCAGGTGGAGGCGAAGGCGTCCGGAGTCGCAGCCGAAGGAAATGTGCAAGATCACCGTGCAGAAAGCGGTGCGGACAGCAGAGGACAAGAAGGTCGATAGCATGGTGAAGGTGCTGGTTCAAGGTAGTTACCGAGAAGAATGTCGCCCACTTCTCCCGAACAGCGCCTGAGCAGCGTCCGACCTCGGAAAGCAGGAACAATGCACGTCAACAACCACCACCAGTACGACCTGCTGGTTGTGGGCTCGGCCAACGCCGACCTGGTCATCGGTGTGGAACGCCGGCCAGCGCCCGGTGAGACCGTGCTCGGTTCCGACCTTGCCGTTCACCCGGGCGGCAAGGGAGGGAACCAGGCGGTGGCCGCCGCCCGCCTAGGGGCCGTCACTGCGCTGCTGGCACGGGTCGGCGACGACGCCCACGGCCGGCTGCTGCTCGAATCGCAGCGGGCGGCCGGGGTGGACACCGAGGGCGTGCTCGTGGGCGGGGCACCGACCGGAGTCGCGCTGATCACCGTGGACCCCTCCGGCGACAACAGCATCGTGGTGTCGCCGGGGGCCAATGGTCGGCTGACCCCGGAGGACATCCGGGCGGCCGGACCCCTCTTCGAGGCGGCGCGGGTCGTGTCCGTACAGCTGGAGATTCCGCTGGAGACGGTTGCCGAGGTGGCCGGTGCCTTGTCACCCGGCACCCGGCTGGTGCTGAACCCGTCCCCGCCCGCACCCCTGCCCGATCACGTGCTGGCCGCCTGCGACCCCTTGGTCGTCAACGAGCACGAGGCGCGCTACATGCTGGGGGAAGCCGCCGGCGCCACGCCCCAGGAGTGGGCGCGAGCACTGCTGAAGCTCGGCCCGCAGTCGGTCGTGGTCACGCTGGGTGCGGCGGGCGCGCTCGTCGCCGACGGTCGTACGGGTGACGTCGTATCCGTACCGAGCCCCAAGGTCGAGGCTGTGGACACGACGGGGGCGGGCGACGCGTTCACCGCCGCCCTGGCCTGGCGGCTCGGCCTGGGAGAGCAACTCGCCGAGGCCGCCGCGTTCGCCGTCAGGGTCGGTGCGGTGGCCGTCACCCGGCAGGGCGCGCAGGAGTCCTACCCGAGCGCAGAGGAAATCTCCGCATTGTGAAGAAGGCAGGAATCCTCAACCGTCATTTCGTGGGGCGCCGGCCGAGTCGGGCCATGGTGACGGGGTACTGATCTGCGACGTGGGCATGCCCATCGCAACCTGGCCCCTGTGCATGTCCGGGGTGGCAACCGGTCACTCCGGACGGCTGCCACCTCGGAGCTCATCCGGAGACCGCCGCAGCGGTGCCAGGAACCGGGACAGCGTCTCCGGAGCCGGCCGCGGATTCTCCCGGGCCGTACGCGCGTCCGCGCAGACCCCAAGCGGGCCGGTCGGTCGCGCGTCAGGGCGACGCAGAGTCTCTTCCCGTTCCGCTTCGGTCAGCCCCGGCCTCCGGCCGCGGTCATGACGCCGGGTTTCCGGCAGGCTCCATGGCCCACGCCGGGTCGGCGCCGGATGCGGCGTCGGCCGGTCCGGTGCAGTCCGTCGTGCTGGAGCCGCGGACGATGAGTTCCGGACCGAGTCGTACCGTGCGGCTCGGGCCTGCCTTCTCTCCGGCCAGTCGCCGGTCCAGCAACCGGGCGGCCTCCGCGGCCAGTTCGGCGACGGGTTGGCGCACGGTGGTCACGCCCGGGTCGGTGAGGCTCGCCATGGGGATGTCGTCGAAGCCGGTGACGGCGATCTCGCCCGGGACGTCCACTCCCAGCTGTCGCAGTCGTTGCAGCACACCGATGGCGATGAGGTCGTTGGCGCAGACGATGGCGTCCGGACGGTGCGCGCGGACCCGGTCCACCGCGGCCCGCCCCCACTCGACGGAGAATTCACCGAGTTCGACACGTCCGGGCGCCTGCGGATCCAGTGCGCCGGCGCCGGACTCGTACGCGGCGCGGCGTTCGACCGCCGCCGAGGCGGTGCCCGCAGCCCCGACGAAGCACGGACGGCGACGCCCCGTGGCCGCGAGATGGTCCAGCACGAGCTGTATGCCGGCGGCGTTGTCGACGACCACGGAGTCGGCGACGCCGGGGCCGCAGCCTCGGTCCAGCAGTACCAGCGGCACCCGGGCCGCCGCGTCGGTCACCGCGGCCACGCTGCGTTTCTCGTCGACCGGGACGACCAGCAGGGCATCGACCTGCCGGGCCAGCAGGGCGTCGATCCGGGCCGCTTCGGTCATCGGGTCGTCGTCGCAGTCGGCGAGGATCACGGCACGGTCGTGGACGTGCAGCGCGCGCGTCAACTCCCGCACGAGAGTGGGGTAGAACGGGTTGGTGATCTGCGGCAGGACGAGGCCGATGGTGCCTGTCGAGCGGCTGCGCAGGGCACGGGCCACATGGTTGGGCCGGTAGCCGAGACTGTCGGCAGCCGCGCGTACGCGCCGGGCGGTTTCCGCGCCGACCGGGCGGTTGCCGACGAGCACCCGGGACACCGTCGCGATGGAACAGCCCGCCAGGTGGGCCACGTCTCGCAGTGTTACTTCCGCCACTTCGGATCGCCCGCCCTGTTCGTCTGGTCCAGTCGCGAAGCGGGCGGATGCCCGCGGGGAGTTGGCAAACGTTATCACCGGCCCTTACCCGTGCCCAGACCCCGATCCCCTGTCCCAAACAGGTCACAACGTGAGATATGACTTCACCCATTGACATCATGGGCGACGGTGCGCAAAGTTCTCGGAGAACGATTTCCCGAAACGTTTTCTCAACGTTTCCCCACCGCGTGATCAAGGAAGAGTGCGCGGTACCCGTCTGTCTCGCTGCCCGCTCGCGGGTCGGCGCCGCATGCCGGCGCGGACCGTAACGGCGGTCGGGGACGGTACCGGTGCACTCTGTGCAGTAGCCCTGTTGCGGCGCTGGCCGAGATCCATCTCAAACTGTTCAGCTGAGCGAAGGGGCTCTTCCGATGGCCAGAAAGATCATCCTCGACTGCGACCCCGGGCATGACGACGCCATCGCCATGCTCCTGGCGTACGGGAACCCGGACGTGGATCTGGTCGCCGTGACCACCGTGGTCGGCAATCAGACGCTGGAGAAGGTGACGCGCAACGCGTTGTCCGTGGCGCGTATCGCCGGCATCACCGGGATCCCCTTCGCCGCGGGTTGTCCGCGGCCGCTGGTGCGGACCATCGAGACGGCGCCGGAGATCCACGGCGAGTCGGGACTCGACGGCCCGGTGCTGCCCGAGCCGACCCTGGAGCTGGACCGCCGCCACGCCGTGGACCTCATCATCGACACGGTGATGTCCCATGAGCCGGGCGAGATCACCATCGTCCCCACGGCCGGC
This region includes:
- the mdlC gene encoding benzoylformate decarboxylase; amino-acid sequence: MPSVRRVSHEFLERRGLTTIFGNPGSNELPFLAELPDSFRYVLGLHEGAVVGMADGYAQATGRPVLVNLHAASGSGNAMGALTNAVASRTPMVVVAGQQVRPAIGPEANLASVDAPALMKPLVGWAAEPACAEDVPRALAQALFEAELQRRPTYLSVPYDDWAAEAGDNCLPILDRRVERGSAPSGEQARRLVEQVTAARRPLLVLGGDIDSAGLFDDAVRLAERLGSPVWAAPSLFRLPFPNRHPLFRGVLPAGIAPVSAAFEGHDLVLVLGAPVFRYHEYLPGRYLPEGTHLIQVTDDASAAARAPMGEALVAAPGAVIDLLVNALDAPGESAGEYRPDPEPPTAEGNRLHPEEVFAALRDRMPHDTAYVVESTSTNSAWWRQMDLRRSGSYYFPAAGGLGFGLPGAVGVAMGSPDRPVVGVIGDGSANYGITALWTAAQHRVPLTVVLLRNGTYGALRWFGGLLGVPDAPGLDIPGLDFTRIAEGYGVASQHVHSAEELRAVLAEHPEHPRLVQVDTALTTPS
- a CDS encoding LacI family DNA-binding transcriptional regulator; this translates as MASIKDVAAHAGVSVATVSRVLNSHPSVSPDARARVLAAVDVLGYRPNAVARSLRTDRTRTLGLVISDVLNPYFTELARFVEEEARALGYSVIIGNADERPDLQEHHVRTLLDRRIDGLLVSPAEGSSPLMPGSAGSGTPMVFVDRWIQGVDVPVVRADGRDAIRDLVAHLHRLGHRRLAIIAGPAATTTGNERVEAFREALRAYGLALPDAYIGRGDFQADSGRRVTERFLALPEPPEIVFAADNLMALGALDAIRARGLRVPRDIGLAAFDDIPWFLHTDPPITAIAQPTGELGRAAVRALVDIVEGRSPQSVTLPARLVARSSCGEHDPNRRSEL
- a CDS encoding ferredoxin, whose protein sequence is MQTVVDLTRCQGYAQCVFLAPQVFELHGEEGLLYHPAVPDDQAERVRQAAAACPVQAVLVGEEVKAGGR
- a CDS encoding NAD(P)/FAD-dependent oxidoreductase — translated: MAGDLREGRIVVVGASLAGLRAAETLREEGFTGSLTVVGDEPCPPYDRPPLSKQVLLGQVAADTTGLPMRRNPEAEWRLGVRATGLDPMGKRVLLADGDALPYDRLLIATGTRARPWPHPEEAALDGVFTLRTRDDAAGLAERLAAGPRRVLVIGAGFTGSEIASACRERGLDVTVTERGPAPLVGALGGTLAKLAAAMQRNHGVDLRCGVTVTALRGDSSGRFTGADLSDGSRVEADVCVVALGAVRNVEWLADSGLAAGPRGIACDAGCRAFTMYGIVTDDVFVAGDVSRFPHPLFGYQMLSLEHWGNAVAQAEVAAHNMVSPGPLRRPHLALPTFWSSQFGLNIKSVGVPTFSDHVVIAQGSLETRRLAMVYGYQGRVTAAVTVDMAKSLEYYQHLIETAAPFPPASGAADRPLAAEIPVPSDVPDPKGLSHGPTVALTGYLPDRRLTMVQPAG
- a CDS encoding LacI family DNA-binding transcriptional regulator, with amino-acid sequence MAHLAGCSIATVSRVLVGNRPVGAETARRVRAAADSLGYRPNHVARALRSRSTGTIGLVLPQITNPFYPTLVRELTRALHVHDRAVILADCDDDPMTEAARIDALLARQVDALLVVPVDEKRSVAAVTDAAARVPLVLLDRGCGPGVADSVVVDNAAGIQLVLDHLAATGRRRPCFVGAAGTASAAVERRAAYESGAGALDPQAPGRVELGEFSVEWGRAAVDRVRAHRPDAIVCANDLIAIGVLQRLRQLGVDVPGEIAVTGFDDIPMASLTDPGVTTVRQPVAELAAEAARLLDRRLAGEKAGPSRTVRLGPELIVRGSSTTDCTGPADAASGADPAWAMEPAGNPAS
- a CDS encoding LysR family transcriptional regulator, with amino-acid sequence MRSFDLNLARVFVLLYETGSVTATAETLHVTQPTVSYSLGKLRRHFGDELFRRTGRGLTPTAGARRLYEPLQHALAEIDGTVRQADDFDPETMSGRFTIALSDLGETSLLPRLLAKARERAPRVSFTIQPLDVADAEGRLRRGELDAFVATPVLSSHRTVRIPLFRERYVGMVSADHPRVTGDSISLTALAAEQHATVHGPSGHAAPRTALAANGLLDRVAVEATRFSMLPYLLEQTDLIAVIPEYVGEVFTASHRLRLVRLPFEAEPMEVALYARHEASRSPSQRWLVQFMTEVLGERVSPAQLPPSADR
- a CDS encoding benzaldehyde dehydrogenase, whose protein sequence is MTLLDSVVWGGKLYSDGWQDSASAHPVVEPATGAQLGTVGLATEKDAHRAAARAAEAQRAWAATSPQARAAVLRRAGELFTEHAAEIEDWLVREAGSVRAKAGFEVQLAVGECFECASLPTHPQGEVLTTEEARWSLTRRRPAGVVSVIAPFNFPLILGLRSVAPALALGNAVLLKPDPRTAVTGGVVIARIFEEAGLPAGVLHLLPGDGAVGQAVVEAPEVRVISFTGSTPVGRAIGERAGRLLKRAHLELGGNNALVVLPGADVQKAASAGAFGSYLHQGQICMTTGRHIVHESLVEEYTAVLAAKARALPVGDPAREDVALGPIIDRRQLERVHGIVTESVAAGATLAAGGEISGACYRATVLSDVTTDMPAWREEVFGPVAPVIGFSTLEEAARIVDDCEFGLSVGILGDVGTAMKLADRIESGKVHINEQTVADEPNAPFGGVKASGTGSRFGGAAANVEAFTETQWVTVRPDIADYPF
- a CDS encoding ribokinase, with product MHVNNHHQYDLLVVGSANADLVIGVERRPAPGETVLGSDLAVHPGGKGGNQAVAAARLGAVTALLARVGDDAHGRLLLESQRAAGVDTEGVLVGGAPTGVALITVDPSGDNSIVVSPGANGRLTPEDIRAAGPLFEAARVVSVQLEIPLETVAEVAGALSPGTRLVLNPSPPAPLPDHVLAACDPLVVNEHEARYMLGEAAGATPQEWARALLKLGPQSVVVTLGAAGALVADGRTGDVVSVPSPKVEAVDTTGAGDAFTAALAWRLGLGEQLAEAAAFAVRVGAVAVTRQGAQESYPSAEEISAL
- a CDS encoding MFS transporter; protein product: MANNISTQSPARSGTASRSSWTVILCWITVLLEGYDLVVLGAIIPTLLKTHHLGMTAGDATTIATLSLVGVAIGAVCVGPLADRLGRRLLLIGSVVLFSVFTILVPLADSVAMFAALRLIAGLGLGACMPVSLTMMSEHMPAHRRARASTLTMTGYHTGAVITSLLALQVTDNWQVLFYALGVAGLGIAAIQWFRLPESDAFVQAKEAPKAQRVAFTELLKPNFLRASIGIWVASFMGLLLVYGLNTWLPKLMNDAGYPVPTAVTQLLVLNVGGVVGLVLGGYVADRRGIKGTTLGWFAVSVLMLACLSIKISSDLLLNTIIFFTGVFVFSAQVLVYAYVTNYYPASVRGTALGSASGIGRIGSIVGPSITGALVTAGIGHPWGFYFFAAVAVFGFLAVLTLPRGTADAQPKTTVSTA